One Synechococcus sp. CC9605 genomic window carries:
- the pepN gene encoding aminopeptidase N, whose amino-acid sequence MNAASSIRLADYTPWAFELPTIALDVTIQDDHVVVVSKLSLEPRRPGEPLELCGVDLAIESLVIDQDPLQPEDYSFTDGRLVIPNVPGQPFVLETRCRLDPYSNSSLEGLYASGGLLSTQCEAEGFRRISLHPDRPDVLSRWQVRIEASRSSCPVLLSNGNAVREESVGADRHAVTWDDPFPKPSYLFALVAGDLREIRDHYTTASGRQVTLRLHVEEGDEPFTAHAMASLKRSMQWDESVYNLEYDLDEYNIVAVRHFNMGAMENKSLNIFNSKLVLADAETATDAELERIESVIAHEYFHNWSGNRITCRDWFQLSLKEGLTVFRDQCFTADLHSKAVKRIEDVAMLRNTQFREDAGPTAHPVKPAEYQAIDNFYTTTIYEKGAELIRMLHTLLGPERFMKGMEVYVQRFDGTAATTEDFVQAIADGATSQCEPLGFDLERFKRWYYQAGTPELSIDRQWNPESGQLTVDLHQATPPTPGQADKQPLVLPVAMALVNEQGRVGDEQLLVMEDERASITLQGQPGDTPPALSVLRRFSAPVHVRLEQPLEECLQLLASDDDSFCRWDAAQRLARQVLLARAENEPKPAVEAALIQALDQRICAYDGGDGMGLAALLALPGMAELEALQSPVDPLALDQAFRAWTQELGVQLQSSLRRLLELARTDWTLAWPAGQGGRALTALAWRWLAAAGDDTVQADALAAVSGPSMTLARGALRALLPQESAEREQAMALFYERWQDKPVILDAWFAMEASAPRPNALERVQQLLDHPHFDSLAPNSLRAVLGGFTANVQAFHAADGSGYRFMAEQIAAVDSRNPITASRMAKVFSRCASYGPERQSVMRQAIDQLAAKPLSANTAEVVQLLTT is encoded by the coding sequence ATGAATGCTGCTTCTTCGATTCGACTGGCGGACTACACGCCATGGGCTTTTGAGCTCCCAACCATCGCCCTGGACGTGACAATCCAAGACGACCATGTCGTCGTTGTGTCTAAGCTGAGCCTTGAACCGCGTCGTCCTGGTGAGCCTCTGGAGCTTTGCGGCGTCGATCTGGCCATCGAATCCCTGGTGATCGACCAGGACCCATTGCAGCCCGAGGATTACAGCTTCACCGACGGACGTCTCGTCATCCCCAACGTGCCGGGCCAGCCGTTTGTGCTCGAGACCCGTTGCCGCCTGGATCCCTACTCCAACAGTTCCCTCGAAGGCTTGTACGCCAGTGGTGGTCTGCTTAGCACCCAGTGCGAGGCCGAGGGGTTCCGGCGCATCAGCCTTCACCCCGATCGTCCGGATGTGCTGAGCCGGTGGCAGGTGCGGATTGAGGCCAGCCGCAGCAGCTGCCCTGTGCTGCTGAGCAATGGCAATGCCGTACGTGAGGAATCCGTTGGCGCTGATCGTCATGCGGTCACTTGGGACGACCCCTTCCCCAAGCCCTCCTATCTGTTTGCCCTGGTGGCTGGAGATCTCAGGGAAATTCGTGATCACTACACAACGGCATCGGGCCGGCAGGTCACCCTGCGATTGCACGTGGAGGAGGGGGATGAACCCTTCACGGCCCACGCCATGGCTTCGTTGAAGCGATCCATGCAATGGGACGAGTCTGTTTACAACCTTGAATACGACCTTGATGAATACAACATCGTCGCTGTCCGTCACTTCAACATGGGCGCGATGGAGAACAAGAGTCTGAATATTTTCAACTCAAAGCTTGTTCTTGCTGATGCGGAAACAGCCACCGATGCTGAGCTTGAACGCATCGAAAGTGTGATTGCTCATGAATACTTTCACAACTGGAGCGGAAATCGCATCACCTGCCGGGATTGGTTCCAGCTATCGCTTAAAGAGGGTCTGACGGTGTTCCGTGATCAATGCTTTACCGCGGATCTGCATTCCAAAGCGGTCAAACGCATTGAGGATGTTGCGATGTTGCGCAACACCCAATTCCGTGAGGATGCTGGCCCAACGGCCCACCCTGTGAAGCCAGCGGAATACCAGGCCATCGATAACTTCTACACAACAACCATCTATGAAAAAGGTGCAGAGTTGATACGCATGCTGCACACCCTGCTTGGACCGGAGCGGTTCATGAAGGGAATGGAGGTTTACGTGCAACGTTTCGATGGCACGGCCGCCACGACGGAGGACTTCGTTCAGGCGATTGCTGATGGTGCCACCAGTCAGTGCGAGCCCCTTGGCTTTGATCTGGAACGCTTCAAACGCTGGTATTACCAGGCAGGAACTCCGGAACTCAGCATTGATCGTCAGTGGAACCCTGAATCGGGTCAGCTGACGGTCGACTTGCACCAGGCGACCCCTCCGACGCCGGGACAAGCGGACAAACAGCCCCTGGTGCTGCCGGTTGCCATGGCCCTGGTGAATGAGCAGGGCCGTGTTGGTGACGAGCAGCTGCTGGTGATGGAGGATGAGCGCGCCAGCATCACCCTGCAGGGTCAGCCGGGCGACACCCCTCCTGCCCTTTCGGTGCTCCGCCGCTTCTCGGCGCCGGTGCACGTGCGTCTCGAGCAGCCGCTGGAGGAGTGCCTGCAGCTGTTGGCTTCCGACGATGACTCCTTCTGTCGCTGGGATGCTGCCCAGCGCCTGGCACGCCAGGTACTTTTGGCGCGGGCTGAAAACGAGCCGAAGCCTGCGGTGGAGGCGGCATTGATTCAGGCCCTCGATCAGCGGATCTGCGCCTACGACGGTGGTGATGGCATGGGCCTGGCGGCGCTGCTGGCGCTGCCGGGAATGGCGGAACTGGAGGCGTTGCAATCTCCGGTGGATCCGCTGGCGCTGGATCAAGCCTTCCGGGCGTGGACCCAGGAGCTGGGCGTTCAATTGCAGTCGTCCTTGCGACGACTCCTGGAGCTGGCCCGGACTGACTGGACCCTGGCTTGGCCGGCTGGCCAGGGCGGCCGTGCCCTGACGGCCTTGGCCTGGCGCTGGCTTGCTGCGGCGGGCGATGACACGGTGCAAGCGGACGCCTTGGCGGCGGTGTCCGGCCCCTCGATGACCCTGGCGCGGGGAGCCTTGCGGGCCTTGCTGCCGCAGGAGAGCGCTGAGCGTGAGCAGGCGATGGCCCTGTTCTACGAGCGTTGGCAAGACAAGCCCGTGATCCTGGATGCCTGGTTTGCGATGGAGGCATCAGCCCCCAGACCCAACGCCTTGGAGCGGGTTCAACAGCTGTTGGACCATCCGCACTTCGATTCCCTGGCGCCCAATTCCCTTCGCGCTGTTCTCGGTGGATTCACCGCCAATGTTCAGGCATTTCATGCCGCCGATGGCAGTGGTTACCGATTCATGGCGGAGCAGATTGCAGCGGTCGATTCCCGCAATCCGATCACCGCGTCACGGATGGCCAAGGTGTTTAGCCGCTGCGCCAGTTACGGCCCCGAGCGGCAATCGGTCATGCGTCAGGCCATCGACCAGTTGGCCGCCAAGCCCTTGTCGGCGAATACGGCCGAGGTCGTGCAGCTGCTCACGACGTGA
- a CDS encoding histidine kinase, giving the protein MVKDAPKTRQPLKLLLVAARHHLSGQDLRALVQFLEREDLGFEVTLQVADPSQQPELLELHRLVVTPALIKLSPNPKQVFAGSNILQQLKGWVPRWKQDGVVSGLGLSLRPTELDGSRTQKELQLEDQLLVLRQENETLIDRVSAQERLLRMVAHELRTPLTAAALALQSQKLGQIDMDRFQDVITRRLEEMEALSKDLLEVGTTRWETLFNPQRLDLASVSAEVILELEKLWLGRNVEIQTDIPADLPKVFADQRRMRQVLLNLLENALKYTNDGGHISLTMLHRTSQRVEVSVCDSGPGIPETEQQRIFLDRVRLPQTSDQTTGYGVGLSVCRRIVEVHGGKIWVVSDPGEGACFTFTVPIWQGQGVEWGQAVLTEGPTKP; this is encoded by the coding sequence GTGGTCAAGGACGCTCCCAAGACACGTCAACCGTTGAAGCTATTGCTCGTAGCAGCACGACATCACCTGTCGGGTCAGGACCTCCGTGCCCTGGTTCAGTTCCTGGAACGAGAAGACCTGGGCTTCGAAGTCACGCTGCAGGTGGCCGATCCTTCACAGCAACCCGAACTGCTTGAGCTGCATCGCCTCGTGGTGACGCCAGCCCTGATCAAACTCTCACCGAACCCCAAACAGGTGTTTGCGGGAAGCAACATCCTTCAGCAACTCAAAGGATGGGTTCCCCGCTGGAAACAGGATGGTGTGGTGAGCGGCCTTGGCCTCAGCCTCAGACCGACCGAACTGGATGGAAGCCGCACCCAGAAGGAACTCCAGCTGGAAGATCAGCTGCTGGTGCTGCGTCAGGAGAACGAGACGCTGATCGATCGCGTCAGTGCCCAGGAACGCCTGTTGCGCATGGTGGCCCATGAACTGCGCACCCCACTCACGGCAGCAGCGCTGGCCCTTCAAAGCCAGAAGCTGGGCCAGATCGACATGGATCGCTTTCAGGATGTGATCACCCGCCGCCTGGAAGAGATGGAGGCACTCTCGAAGGATTTGCTGGAGGTGGGCACCACCCGGTGGGAAACCCTGTTCAATCCGCAGCGACTTGATCTGGCCAGCGTTTCAGCCGAAGTGATCCTCGAGCTTGAAAAATTGTGGCTGGGTCGCAACGTCGAAATCCAAACCGACATTCCCGCGGACCTTCCCAAGGTCTTCGCAGATCAGCGCCGCATGCGCCAAGTGCTGCTGAATCTGCTCGAAAACGCCCTGAAATACACCAACGACGGCGGGCACATTTCGCTCACGATGCTGCACCGCACCAGTCAGCGGGTGGAAGTGAGCGTTTGCGACAGCGGCCCGGGCATTCCAGAAACGGAACAGCAGCGGATTTTCCTGGATCGGGTGCGGCTGCCGCAAACCTCCGACCAAACCACCGGCTACGGAGTGGGGCTGTCTGTTTGTCGACGCATCGTCGAAGTGCACGGCGGCAAGATCTGGGTGGTTTCGGACCCAGGCGAAGGCGCCTGCTTCACCTTCACGGTGCCGATCTGGCAAGGACAAGGTGTCGAATGGGGTCAAGCTGTCTTGACGGAGGGTCCGACCAAGCCCTAG
- a CDS encoding SRPBCC family protein, translated as MFGRGLQTSADSRTAIEQTMERLPQGTRRLAAELKSSLPVQLLWDVLTDYENLSQFIPNLSTSELIQRQGQTVRLQQVGSQQLLGLRFSAQVQLELTEYRQDGLLKFLMVKGDFRRFEGSWQIRQRPDGSSLLYELTVQGCLGMPIGLIEERLRDDLSSNLNAVVQEAHRRNS; from the coding sequence ATGTTTGGACGAGGGCTTCAAACCTCCGCAGATTCACGGACTGCGATTGAGCAGACCATGGAGCGTCTGCCCCAGGGGACTAGGCGTCTGGCAGCTGAACTCAAATCCTCACTGCCCGTTCAGCTGCTCTGGGATGTGCTGACGGATTACGAGAATCTCTCCCAGTTCATCCCCAACCTCAGCACCAGCGAGTTGATCCAGCGCCAGGGTCAGACGGTGCGTCTTCAACAGGTGGGCAGTCAGCAGCTGCTAGGTCTTCGCTTCTCAGCCCAGGTTCAGTTGGAGCTGACGGAATACCGACAGGACGGACTGCTGAAGTTCCTCATGGTGAAAGGTGATTTCCGACGTTTTGAAGGGTCCTGGCAGATCCGTCAGCGCCCCGATGGCAGCTCACTGCTTTATGAACTGACGGTTCAAGGCTGTCTAGGCATGCCCATCGGTCTGATCGAGGAACGGCTGCGGGACGATCTCTCCAGCAACCTCAACGCCGTTGTGCAGGAAGCACACCGCAGAAACAGCTGA
- a CDS encoding FAD-binding oxidoreductase, with the protein MRVSNAATEHCNEALFTVVASGPHVGSQPSVVQTYTVGMNQFSALFKRLGASGAKILSVNGVEVERQASPVATTPAPAKKTAKKPAKKAVTSTAPKKKPHADVPVNTYKPKTPFMGTVTGNYSLLKDGAIGRVQHITFDLAGGEPQLKYIEGQSIGIIPEGEDANGKPHKLRLYSIASTRHGDNLEGNTVSLCVRQLEYKNDAGEQIYGVCSTYLCDIEPGTKVKITGPVGKEMLLPDDEDANIIMLATGTGIAPMRTYLRRMFEPREQEANGYKFRGKAWLFMGAPKTANLLYDEDFLHYEKEYPDNFRYTKAISREQQNAKGGRMYIQDRVLEHAEEIFAMIEDPKTHVYMCGLRGMEPGIDEAMTAAAAAKGLDWAELRPQLKKADRWHVETY; encoded by the coding sequence ATGCGGGTGTCCAATGCAGCGACAGAGCACTGCAATGAGGCTCTCTTCACTGTCGTGGCAAGTGGTCCCCATGTCGGTTCACAACCGTCTGTGGTTCAGACCTACACCGTTGGGATGAACCAGTTTTCCGCACTTTTCAAACGACTGGGTGCATCTGGCGCCAAAATTCTGTCTGTGAACGGTGTGGAAGTAGAGCGACAAGCCTCTCCCGTTGCCACCACCCCGGCACCTGCCAAAAAAACCGCCAAAAAACCCGCCAAGAAAGCCGTGACGTCAACTGCCCCGAAGAAAAAGCCCCACGCCGACGTTCCGGTCAACACCTACAAGCCCAAAACACCGTTCATGGGCACGGTCACCGGGAACTACTCCCTGCTTAAGGACGGTGCGATCGGCCGTGTGCAGCACATCACCTTTGATCTGGCCGGCGGCGAGCCGCAGCTGAAATACATCGAAGGCCAGAGCATCGGCATCATTCCCGAAGGTGAAGACGCCAACGGCAAGCCCCACAAGTTGCGCTTGTACTCCATCGCCAGCACCCGCCACGGCGACAACCTGGAAGGCAACACCGTCTCCCTTTGCGTTCGCCAGCTCGAGTACAAGAACGACGCCGGTGAGCAGATCTACGGCGTCTGCTCCACCTACCTCTGCGACATCGAACCCGGCACCAAGGTGAAGATCACCGGGCCTGTCGGTAAGGAGATGCTTCTCCCTGACGACGAGGACGCCAACATCATCATGCTGGCGACGGGTACGGGCATCGCTCCGATGCGCACCTACCTGCGCCGCATGTTCGAGCCCCGCGAACAGGAGGCCAACGGCTATAAATTCCGCGGCAAAGCCTGGCTGTTCATGGGCGCACCCAAAACCGCCAACCTGCTCTACGACGAGGACTTCCTCCATTACGAGAAGGAGTATCCCGACAACTTCCGCTACACGAAGGCAATCAGCCGGGAACAGCAGAACGCCAAGGGCGGCCGGATGTACATCCAGGACCGCGTTTTGGAGCACGCTGAAGAGATCTTCGCGATGATCGAAGACCCCAAAACCCACGTGTACATGTGCGGTCTGCGCGGCATGGAGCCGGGCATCGACGAAGCCATGACAGCCGCCGCGGCCGCCAAGGGTCTCGACTGGGCAGAACTGCGTCCCCAGCTCAAAAAGGCCGACCGCTGGCACGTGGAAACCTATTGA